A window of Chitinophaga sp. MM2321 contains these coding sequences:
- the mrdA gene encoding penicillin-binding protein 2, with the protein MSVFNQPRKRVIQAIILGMVVLIITRLFFLQIVEKKYAKLADANAVLRKVVYPSRGIIFDRKNRSVLSNDVLYDLVVTPASVKNIDTAYLCNILKIDKEEFRKRIINSIVKNGRVRQSVFAPLLPAEVFGQLQESMYLFQPGFELVQRQIRSYPYSAAANILGYIGEISPERLKDSMYSSYNSGDYLGLAGLERTYEPVLMGQRGIQYLVKDNLNRPQGAYENGEFDSAAIAGKNLRLSLDIDLQVLGEQLMKGKSGSIVAIDPQTGGILAMVSGPTFDPNLLTGSYRSSNSVLLNRDTTKPTFNRAIQATYPPGSTFKPMIALVGLDEGVITPSFGYPCSGAYYGCSRPIKCEHHDAGHAANLRLALSHSCNSYFAHVYRLSVDAAKWGGIKVGGLKKWSDYMSSFGFGHRIGVDVPSEARGTVPTPQFYDKMYKGSWNSCTSVFLGIGQGELTLSPLQMANAMCIIANRGSYYIPHFVQSIDNDNSHLLDKYKEKHIVANITDTAYSAVIHGMTDVVTSGTGRIAQIEGISVGGKTGTVENYGFVDGKRVKLKNHAVFVAFAPAENARIAVAVIVENSGFGARYAAPIASLMMEKYLKDTISTKRQPLMKSVMETVTIDAAMMAKSKLDSLNKSAAMKKNGSTINK; encoded by the coding sequence ATGTCAGTTTTTAATCAGCCCAGAAAAAGAGTAATACAGGCGATTATACTTGGGATGGTTGTGCTGATCATTACCAGGTTATTCTTTTTGCAGATAGTTGAAAAGAAGTATGCCAAGCTGGCGGATGCCAATGCTGTGCTCCGTAAGGTGGTATATCCCAGCCGTGGGATCATCTTCGACCGCAAGAACCGCAGTGTCCTCAGTAATGATGTATTATACGACCTGGTGGTAACCCCCGCCAGTGTGAAGAATATTGATACGGCTTACCTCTGTAATATTTTAAAGATAGATAAGGAAGAATTCAGAAAACGGATCATCAATTCTATTGTGAAGAATGGCCGTGTGCGGCAATCTGTTTTCGCACCGTTGTTGCCGGCAGAAGTATTTGGCCAGCTACAGGAGAGTATGTACCTGTTTCAACCCGGTTTTGAGCTGGTACAAAGACAGATCCGTTCCTATCCGTATTCCGCTGCTGCCAATATTCTTGGTTATATAGGAGAGATTTCACCGGAGCGGTTGAAAGACTCCATGTATTCCTCCTATAACTCCGGCGATTACCTGGGACTGGCTGGTCTTGAAAGAACCTACGAGCCGGTATTGATGGGACAGCGCGGTATTCAATACCTGGTAAAAGATAACCTTAACAGACCGCAGGGTGCTTATGAAAACGGAGAGTTTGACAGCGCGGCAATAGCTGGTAAAAACCTGCGCCTGTCGCTGGATATAGACCTGCAGGTATTAGGTGAGCAACTGATGAAGGGTAAGTCCGGCAGTATTGTGGCCATTGATCCGCAAACAGGCGGCATCCTCGCCATGGTGAGCGGTCCTACTTTTGATCCTAACCTGCTTACCGGATCTTACCGCAGCTCCAATTCCGTGTTGCTTAACAGGGATACTACCAAGCCTACTTTTAACCGTGCTATCCAGGCAACATATCCGCCCGGCTCTACGTTTAAGCCAATGATTGCGCTGGTAGGACTGGATGAAGGGGTGATTACACCTAGCTTCGGCTATCCCTGCAGCGGGGCGTATTATGGTTGCAGCAGACCAATCAAATGTGAGCACCATGATGCGGGACACGCCGCCAACCTACGTTTGGCACTGTCGCATTCCTGTAACTCTTATTTTGCACACGTATACAGATTGAGTGTGGATGCCGCCAAATGGGGTGGTATTAAAGTAGGCGGCCTGAAGAAATGGTCTGATTATATGAGCAGTTTCGGATTCGGGCACCGCATTGGTGTGGATGTTCCCAGTGAGGCAAGAGGTACCGTACCTACGCCGCAGTTTTATGATAAGATGTACAAAGGCAGCTGGAATTCCTGTACATCCGTATTTCTAGGTATAGGCCAGGGCGAGCTTACGTTGTCGCCGCTGCAGATGGCCAATGCCATGTGTATCATTGCCAACCGTGGGTCTTACTATATACCCCATTTTGTACAGAGCATTGATAATGACAATTCCCACCTGCTGGATAAATACAAAGAAAAGCACATAGTGGCGAATATCACGGATACAGCCTACAGTGCAGTAATTCATGGTATGACTGATGTGGTAACCAGTGGTACCGGCCGGATAGCGCAGATAGAAGGAATTAGTGTAGGCGGTAAAACCGGTACGGTAGAAAACTATGGTTTTGTTGATGGTAAAAGAGTGAAGCTGAAAAACCACGCCGTATTCGTAGCATTTGCCCCTGCAGAAAATGCGCGTATAGCCGTTGCCGTTATTGTGGAGAACTCCGGGTTCGGCGCAAGATATGCAGCGCCTATCGCCAGTCTGATGATGGAAAAATATCTGAAAGATACTATTTCCACCAAACGGCAGCCTTTGATGAAATCGGTGATGGAAACGGTTACCATTGATGCCGCCATGATGGCCAAATCAAAACTGGATTCGCTGAACAAGAGTGCCGCCATGAAAAAGAACGGCAGCACTATTAATAAATAA
- a CDS encoding peptide MFS transporter, with the protein MMQTAVAQEPPIAPEKGHPKGLTVLFATEMWERFNFYGMRALLTLFLVNALAFSEADSSYIYGGFLGLCYLTPMLGGYISDRYLGNRNCILLGGFIMGIGQLLMVLSATVYATNVETAKTIVWIALLIIIFGNGFFKPNISSMVGQLYPKNDGRLDSAFTIFYMGINLGAFFGMLICPILGDVKIEGVRMVGAFKWGFLAAGLAMFLGSILFYFLKDKYVVTPDGKAIGAKPDFSKPSSLSGESDKAKFSQTAIIGVLVLMVVLFFGIHYLSLDPNPIKSWLYPFIYAAGISLAVLILTDKSITKVERQRILVIYFVAFFVIFFWACFEQAGSSLTFVADYQTDRRLFGWDMPPSFVQNANSIFIIIFALPFSWLWLKLQKRNLEPISPVKQSLGLLLLSLGFFIIAMQVKGLGPNEKLGVSWLILMYLFHTLGELCLSPIGLSLVSKLAPHRFSSLLMGVWFLANAAGYALAGTLGALLPPTYDKFALATKNGIDLQGILDGTIIATAQQIDKLHELKLAAHYPTFAGFTIHNLYEFFMVFVILPGAAAVLLFLSTSFLKKWMHGIR; encoded by the coding sequence ATGATGCAAACTGCTGTTGCACAAGAGCCTCCAATTGCCCCGGAGAAAGGGCATCCGAAAGGGCTCACAGTATTATTTGCCACAGAGATGTGGGAACGGTTTAACTTTTATGGAATGAGGGCGTTACTGACGCTCTTTCTGGTAAACGCCCTGGCTTTTTCAGAAGCAGATTCCTCTTATATCTATGGCGGCTTTCTCGGCCTTTGCTACCTTACACCTATGCTCGGCGGATATATCTCCGACCGCTATCTCGGAAACAGAAACTGTATTTTATTAGGTGGCTTTATTATGGGTATCGGGCAATTGCTGATGGTACTCAGTGCCACCGTGTACGCCACAAACGTAGAAACGGCAAAAACAATTGTATGGATCGCCCTCCTGATTATCATCTTTGGTAACGGGTTCTTCAAACCCAATATCTCCTCCATGGTGGGCCAGTTGTATCCTAAAAACGACGGCCGGCTGGATTCTGCCTTCACCATCTTCTACATGGGAATCAACCTGGGCGCCTTCTTTGGTATGCTTATCTGCCCCATCCTCGGTGATGTAAAAATAGAAGGTGTGAGAATGGTAGGCGCTTTCAAATGGGGCTTCCTGGCAGCAGGTCTTGCTATGTTCCTCGGCAGTATCCTGTTCTACTTCCTGAAAGACAAATACGTTGTTACACCGGATGGTAAAGCCATCGGCGCCAAACCGGACTTCAGCAAGCCTTCTTCCCTGAGTGGCGAATCTGATAAAGCAAAATTCAGTCAAACTGCCATCATAGGCGTACTGGTACTCATGGTAGTACTGTTCTTCGGTATCCACTACCTGTCACTCGATCCCAATCCGATCAAATCCTGGTTATATCCTTTTATCTATGCAGCAGGTATTAGTCTGGCTGTTTTGATCCTGACCGATAAATCCATTACCAAAGTAGAAAGACAAAGAATTCTCGTGATCTATTTCGTGGCTTTCTTTGTGATCTTCTTCTGGGCTTGTTTTGAACAGGCAGGTTCCTCCCTGACCTTCGTAGCAGATTACCAGACCGACCGTCGTCTTTTTGGCTGGGATATGCCACCAAGCTTCGTACAGAATGCCAATTCTATCTTTATTATCATATTTGCCCTGCCCTTCAGCTGGTTATGGCTGAAATTGCAGAAGCGCAACCTGGAGCCCATCTCCCCGGTAAAACAATCACTTGGTTTATTACTGTTATCATTGGGCTTCTTCATTATTGCCATGCAGGTAAAAGGTCTTGGCCCCAACGAAAAACTGGGTGTGAGCTGGTTGATCCTGATGTACCTGTTTCATACACTGGGCGAATTATGTTTATCTCCGATCGGTTTATCCCTCGTATCTAAACTGGCTCCCCACCGTTTTTCCTCTTTACTGATGGGTGTATGGTTCCTCGCAAACGCTGCCGGATACGCACTGGCAGGCACATTGGGCGCTTTGCTACCACCTACTTACGACAAATTTGCGCTGGCTACCAAAAACGGTATCGACCTGCAAGGCATCCTGGATGGTACTATTATCGCCACCGCCCAGCAGATAGACAAATTACATGAACTGAAACTGGCAGCGCACTACCCTACATTTGCAGGCTTTACTATCCATAACCTCTATGAGTTCTTTATGGTATTCGTCATCCTGCCCGGTGCAGCAGCCGTACTACTCTTCCTATCCACCAGCTTCCTGAAAAAATGGATGCACGGAATCAGGTAG
- a CDS encoding OPT/YSL family transporter, producing the protein MSENQFKPFVAPGVQMKEFTLKSILLGCVFGIIFGAATVYLALKAGLTVSASIPIAVIAITLGRKFFKTTILENNIIQTTGSAGESIAAGVVFTLPGFLFLSDGGGTEFFNYMTILILAIFGGILGTLMMIPLRRSLIVKEHKTLPYPEGTACGDVLIAGEKGGDFAKTAFYGLGFAFSYATLQKILHVIAETPEYMTKQASKFFPSAKISADITPEYLGVGYIIGPRIAGVLVAGGVLSWLALIPLLASLLPPDVIATQLVKIGYLANLQTPGGQGTWDPVAHTFADFSAAVYYAYVRQIGAGAVAAGGFITLLKTIPTIISSFKGSLGAIKEGKDSTGAKTSVPRTERDLSLKVVLFGSLALVLLMAFLPQLPGDSIGKKMLVGLLVVVFGAFFVTVSSRIVGLIGSSNNPISGMTIATLMGTCLVFIAVGWTGKIYEPMALVVGGMICIAAANAGGTSQDLKSGYIVGATPMYQQIALFIGAIVSSIVIGLTVKFLDKPTAEMISKGITEHAIGSAYYPAPQGTLMATLAKGILSFNLDWQFVLVGVFLAVTMELCGVNSLSFAVGAYLPLSTTLPIFIGGAIRGIVEYKKKQSSKGASAVEDELGKGNLFATGLVAGGAVAGVIIAILAGFDGSAAVLAKLNCQSLLSNVIGHGGYYVLGCAFFGFMGWYLYRTARKA; encoded by the coding sequence ATGTCTGAGAACCAATTCAAGCCGTTTGTTGCGCCTGGAGTGCAAATGAAAGAATTCACGCTCAAATCTATTTTACTGGGTTGTGTGTTCGGTATTATCTTCGGCGCTGCTACCGTATACCTGGCGTTGAAAGCAGGTCTTACTGTTTCTGCTTCTATTCCTATCGCCGTGATTGCCATCACGCTGGGAAGAAAATTTTTCAAAACCACCATCCTGGAAAACAACATTATCCAGACTACAGGTTCTGCAGGTGAGTCTATTGCAGCGGGGGTGGTATTTACTTTGCCAGGATTTCTGTTTCTCAGTGATGGCGGTGGTACGGAGTTCTTTAATTATATGACCATCCTGATCCTGGCCATCTTTGGTGGTATCCTGGGTACGCTGATGATGATCCCTTTAAGACGGTCGCTCATTGTAAAAGAACATAAAACACTTCCATATCCGGAAGGTACCGCCTGTGGTGATGTACTGATAGCCGGGGAGAAGGGAGGCGACTTTGCAAAAACCGCCTTCTATGGGCTGGGCTTTGCTTTCTCATATGCTACCCTGCAAAAGATTCTCCACGTTATTGCAGAAACGCCGGAGTACATGACGAAGCAGGCCAGTAAATTTTTTCCTTCCGCCAAGATCAGCGCGGATATTACACCGGAATACCTGGGGGTAGGATATATAATAGGCCCCCGTATTGCGGGTGTCCTGGTTGCCGGAGGGGTATTGTCCTGGCTGGCGCTTATTCCACTGCTGGCATCCCTGTTGCCACCGGATGTAATTGCCACGCAACTGGTGAAAATAGGCTACCTCGCCAACCTGCAAACGCCCGGTGGACAAGGTACCTGGGACCCGGTAGCACATACCTTTGCAGACTTTTCAGCGGCTGTATACTACGCCTACGTGCGACAAATCGGCGCCGGTGCAGTGGCCGCAGGAGGATTCATTACCCTGTTGAAAACAATACCTACCATTATTTCTTCTTTCAAAGGTAGTCTGGGTGCTATTAAAGAAGGGAAGGACAGCACCGGTGCTAAAACAAGTGTGCCCAGAACAGAACGTGACCTGAGCCTGAAAGTAGTGCTGTTTGGCAGTCTTGCACTGGTGTTGCTGATGGCTTTCCTGCCGCAGCTTCCCGGCGACTCTATCGGCAAGAAAATGCTGGTAGGCTTACTGGTGGTGGTATTCGGCGCTTTCTTTGTAACAGTGTCCAGCCGTATCGTAGGACTGATCGGCTCTTCCAACAATCCTATTTCCGGTATGACCATCGCCACACTGATGGGTACCTGCCTGGTATTCATCGCGGTGGGCTGGACCGGCAAAATATATGAGCCAATGGCCCTGGTAGTAGGTGGTATGATCTGTATTGCCGCGGCCAATGCCGGCGGTACTTCGCAGGATCTGAAATCGGGCTATATCGTTGGGGCTACGCCTATGTATCAACAGATTGCGTTGTTTATCGGTGCCATTGTTTCTTCTATCGTGATTGGCCTGACAGTAAAGTTCCTGGATAAGCCTACGGCAGAAATGATCAGCAAAGGCATCACGGAACATGCTATCGGCAGCGCCTACTATCCGGCGCCACAAGGTACGCTGATGGCCACGCTGGCTAAAGGTATCCTGTCCTTCAACCTCGACTGGCAATTCGTGCTGGTAGGTGTTTTCCTGGCGGTAACGATGGAGTTATGCGGCGTAAATTCGCTGTCATTCGCAGTGGGCGCTTATCTCCCTTTATCTACTACGTTGCCTATATTTATTGGTGGTGCTATCCGAGGTATTGTGGAATATAAAAAGAAGCAATCATCCAAAGGGGCATCCGCAGTGGAAGATGAACTGGGCAAAGGCAACCTCTTTGCTACGGGGCTGGTGGCCGGCGGCGCTGTTGCCGGGGTGATTATCGCTATCCTGGCAGGGTTCGACGGATCTGCCGCTGTGCTGGCAAAACTCAACTGTCAAAGCCTGCTTTCCAATGTAATAGGCCACGGTGGCTATTATGTGTTGGGATGCGCCTTCTTTGGCTTTATGGGTTGGTACCTGTATCGCACAGCACGCAAAGCATAA
- a CDS encoding rod shape-determining protein MreD has product MSILLRNIIRFGFLLLIQVFVLNEILINQLVSPYLYMLFILALPFNLPRPVVMLLGFFVGLSLDMFMNTMGMHAAACVFIAYLRPFIINVLSPQGGFETTQKTPSMTSMGVSQFLIYAAVLVFLHHTVYFITEVFGFANPLYVMLKIVLSTAASLFLIILYELLFFTKK; this is encoded by the coding sequence ATGAGTATACTGCTAAGAAATATCATCCGTTTTGGTTTCCTGTTGCTGATACAGGTATTCGTGCTCAATGAAATATTGATCAATCAGCTTGTGAGCCCATATCTGTACATGCTTTTTATACTGGCATTACCCTTTAACCTGCCACGTCCGGTGGTGATGTTGCTGGGTTTTTTCGTGGGGCTGTCGCTGGATATGTTTATGAACACCATGGGGATGCATGCTGCAGCCTGTGTGTTTATCGCGTATCTGCGCCCGTTCATTATCAATGTACTATCGCCACAGGGAGGTTTTGAAACCACGCAAAAAACGCCGTCTATGACAAGCATGGGCGTATCGCAATTCCTGATCTATGCAGCTGTTCTTGTTTTCCTGCATCATACCGTTTACTTTATAACCGAAGTTTTCGGTTTCGCCAACCCGTTGTATGTGATGCTGAAAATTGTGCTATCCACCGCTGCCAGTCTTTTTCTGATCATACTGTATGAATTGCTCTTCTTTACGAAGAAATAA
- the mreC gene encoding rod shape-determining protein MreC produces the protein MRNLIIFFRRYFNFFLFLLLEVICIVLVFRNNNFQRTAYLNSANNASGKLYDKYNNVQYYFHLKATNDSLVTENVRLRNALGTSYDSMVTGKGLRIDTIRQYSDDTSRKVINTQIRRYEYFDAKVINNSLNKPINYITIHRGSLQGIRPNMGVISGSGVVGVVRSVSDNYAVVLSILSKSNSVSISARLAQGREMGSVHWDGESAGYATLRDIPKSAKVHKGDTVVTSGFSALFPENIPIGFIDSVTIADKSGTSFNIRLKLATNFYNLQYVYVIENLLKDEQQRLEDSTYKLIK, from the coding sequence GTGCGGAATTTAATCATTTTCTTTAGGCGATATTTTAACTTCTTCTTATTTCTGCTGCTGGAAGTGATTTGTATTGTATTGGTATTCAGGAACAATAATTTTCAGCGAACAGCCTACCTTAACTCCGCCAATAATGCCAGTGGCAAGTTATATGACAAGTATAACAACGTACAGTATTACTTTCACCTGAAAGCAACAAATGATAGCCTGGTGACTGAAAACGTACGCCTGCGCAATGCCCTGGGTACCAGTTACGATAGCATGGTTACCGGCAAAGGGCTGAGGATTGATACCATCCGCCAATACAGCGATGATACCAGCCGTAAGGTAATCAACACACAGATCCGTCGCTATGAATACTTTGATGCGAAAGTGATCAACAACTCACTGAATAAACCCATTAACTATATTACCATTCACCGCGGCAGCCTGCAGGGAATCCGCCCCAATATGGGTGTGATCAGCGGTAGTGGCGTGGTGGGAGTAGTAAGAAGTGTAAGTGATAACTACGCCGTGGTACTGTCTATCCTTTCCAAATCCAACTCGGTATCTATCAGCGCCCGCCTTGCACAGGGCAGGGAGATGGGTTCCGTACACTGGGATGGTGAAAGCGCCGGATATGCCACACTGCGGGATATTCCTAAAAGTGCCAAAGTGCATAAAGGGGATACTGTAGTCACCAGTGGCTTTTCTGCATTGTTTCCGGAAAATATTCCCATCGGTTTTATCGACAGTGTTACCATTGCAGATAAATCGGGGACATCGTTCAATATCCGCTTGAAACTGGCGACCAATTTCTATAACCTGCAATATGTGTATGTGATAGAGAATTTATTAAAAGACGAACAACAACGATTGGAAGATTCAACGTATAAGTTGATCAAATGA
- the purD gene encoding phosphoribosylamine--glycine ligase, translating into MNILLLGSGGREHALALKMSQSTQCGQLFIAPGNAGTAQCGTNVQMGVSDFEQIKTFCLEHAINLVIPGSEEALVNGIYDFFSEDAALQHIPVIGPSREGAQMEGSKAFAKLFMQRHNIPTPAYREFNATSYEAGVAYLQQHSLPIVLKADGLAAGKGVVIAATHEEALDEFEQMIKSAKFGDASKTVVVEEFLRGIEMSAFVITDGHSYKILPEAKDYKKIGEGDLGLNTGGMGAVSPVPFADKAFMAKVEDRIIRPTVEGLSKEGIVYKGFIFFGLFNIDGEPMVIEYNCRMGDPETEVVIPRLQNDLLELFSAVAEGTLAAQTIYADVRTAATVMLVSKGYPEAYEKNKAITGIPAPTGDQIVFHAGTRQDGKTILTNGGRVLAITSLAADLSLALVHSLQTAEQIQFEGKVYRRDIGFEFI; encoded by the coding sequence ATGAACATACTATTACTTGGAAGTGGTGGCCGGGAACACGCATTGGCCCTTAAAATGTCGCAAAGCACACAGTGCGGTCAGTTATTTATAGCACCTGGCAATGCCGGTACTGCGCAATGTGGTACCAACGTGCAGATGGGCGTAAGTGATTTTGAGCAGATCAAAACTTTTTGCCTGGAGCATGCCATCAACCTGGTAATACCTGGTTCTGAGGAGGCGCTTGTAAACGGGATCTATGATTTTTTCAGTGAAGACGCAGCTTTACAGCATATCCCGGTAATAGGACCATCGCGGGAAGGTGCACAGATGGAGGGCAGCAAGGCATTTGCCAAACTGTTCATGCAGCGCCACAATATCCCTACCCCTGCTTACAGGGAGTTTAATGCAACCAGCTATGAAGCTGGGGTGGCCTATCTTCAGCAGCACTCCTTACCAATTGTGCTGAAAGCCGATGGGCTGGCGGCCGGCAAAGGTGTGGTGATAGCTGCTACACATGAGGAAGCACTGGATGAATTTGAGCAGATGATAAAGTCGGCCAAGTTCGGCGATGCCAGCAAAACCGTGGTAGTAGAGGAATTCCTACGTGGTATTGAGATGTCGGCATTTGTGATCACCGATGGTCATTCCTATAAAATATTACCGGAAGCAAAAGATTATAAGAAGATCGGAGAAGGTGATCTGGGGCTGAACACAGGTGGTATGGGTGCGGTATCCCCCGTTCCTTTTGCTGACAAAGCGTTTATGGCCAAAGTGGAGGACCGGATTATCCGCCCTACCGTGGAAGGTTTATCGAAAGAAGGTATTGTATATAAAGGCTTTATCTTTTTTGGTTTGTTTAATATTGACGGAGAACCGATGGTGATTGAATACAATTGCCGTATGGGTGATCCTGAAACGGAAGTGGTGATACCCCGTTTGCAAAACGACCTGCTGGAGCTGTTTTCAGCGGTTGCGGAAGGTACACTGGCGGCGCAAACCATTTACGCCGATGTACGTACAGCCGCCACCGTGATGCTGGTATCCAAAGGCTATCCGGAAGCATATGAGAAGAATAAGGCGATCACCGGTATTCCTGCACCCACAGGTGACCAGATCGTTTTTCATGCAGGTACCCGGCAGGATGGTAAAACAATATTGACCAACGGAGGCCGTGTTTTGGCAATTACTTCGCTCGCCGCCGATCTTTCGCTGGCTTTGGTACATTCTTTGCAAACAGCGGAGCAAATTCAGTTTGAGGGTAAGGTGTATCGTCGTGATATTGGTTTCGAATTTATTTAG
- a CDS encoding rod shape-determining protein, whose amino-acid sequence MGFFNFLTQEIAIDLGTANTLIIHNDQVVVDEPSIVAIERASGKIVAVGKKAMMMHEKTHEYLRTIRPLKDGVIADFNAAEGMLRELIKMVYPKKPLFAPSWRMVICIPSSITEVEKRAVRDSAEQAGAKEVYLLHEPMAAALGIGIDVEEPVGNMIIDIGGGTTGISVIALAGIVCDQSIRIAGDEFTADIMEALRRYHSLLIGERTAEQIKIHIGSALKELDNPPDDIPVNGRDLVTGIPKQIMVSYQEIAEALDKSIFKIEEAILKALETTPPELASDIYRRGLYLTGGGALLRGLDKRLAQKIKLPVHVADDPLRAVVRGTGIALKHVGKYPFLMQ is encoded by the coding sequence ATGGGATTTTTTAATTTTTTAACGCAGGAAATCGCGATTGATCTTGGTACAGCGAACACGCTGATAATTCATAATGACCAGGTGGTAGTGGACGAGCCTTCCATTGTAGCGATAGAACGGGCTAGTGGCAAAATTGTGGCAGTTGGTAAAAAGGCCATGATGATGCACGAAAAAACACACGAATATCTTCGTACTATACGTCCCCTGAAGGATGGCGTGATAGCGGATTTTAATGCCGCAGAGGGAATGCTCAGGGAACTCATAAAAATGGTTTATCCAAAAAAACCTTTATTCGCTCCCAGTTGGCGCATGGTGATCTGTATCCCTTCCAGTATTACGGAAGTGGAAAAGAGAGCGGTACGCGACTCTGCTGAACAGGCAGGTGCGAAAGAGGTATACCTGCTTCACGAACCAATGGCAGCGGCGCTGGGTATTGGTATAGATGTAGAAGAACCGGTAGGTAATATGATCATTGACATAGGCGGTGGTACCACCGGTATTTCGGTGATAGCCCTGGCTGGTATTGTGTGTGATCAGAGTATCCGTATCGCCGGTGATGAATTTACCGCCGATATCATGGAAGCATTGCGTCGTTATCACAGCTTACTGATCGGTGAAAGGACCGCAGAACAAATCAAGATTCATATCGGATCTGCCCTCAAGGAACTGGACAACCCACCGGATGACATCCCCGTTAACGGTCGTGACCTGGTTACCGGTATTCCAAAACAGATCATGGTATCTTACCAGGAAATTGCGGAAGCACTGGACAAATCTATTTTTAAAATTGAGGAAGCCATCCTGAAGGCGCTGGAAACAACGCCACCGGAACTGGCATCAGATATTTACCGCAGGGGCTTATACCTGACCGGCGGCGGTGCACTGCTGCGCGGCCTGGATAAACGCCTTGCCCAGAAAATCAAACTGCCTGTACATGTAGCGGACGATCCGTTGCGTGCTGTGGTAAGAGGTACCGGCATCGCGCTGAAGCATGTAGGTAAATATCCGTTCCTGATGCAATAA
- a CDS encoding DUF1501 domain-containing protein: MIILNRRRFLQVGSLASAAVMMPKFLKALETGALVPPGNKVLVIIQLSGGNDGLNTIIPYRNDIYYRERPALGIKREDALALTDELGIHPALQGLKTLYDEGALGILNNVGYPNPDRSHFRSMDIWHSASDAGQYWTDGWIGRYLDAQCKGCDKPTQALEIDDTLSLALKGDEVKGLALTDPARLFGTSNDKYFKELLRQHPPENEHGNADYLYKTMGETISSAAYIQQQFKTYQSRETYPNTALGRNMRTIANLVMSDINTSVYYVSHGSFDTHVNQQNQQANLFKQLSDALTTFTGDLKKNNRFQDVVIMTFSEFGRRVSQNASGGTDHGTANNMFLVGGGLKKQGILNDGPDLLHLQEGDLRYNVDFKSVYATLLNKWLGADDKAILKQSYEHLPFL, from the coding sequence ATGATCATACTCAACAGGCGTCGTTTTTTGCAGGTGGGCTCCCTGGCTTCCGCCGCCGTGATGATGCCGAAATTCCTGAAAGCCCTGGAAACGGGTGCACTGGTGCCTCCAGGCAATAAGGTGCTGGTGATCATCCAGCTTTCCGGCGGTAACGACGGCCTTAATACCATCATTCCTTACCGCAACGATATTTATTACCGGGAACGCCCGGCACTGGGCATCAAGCGGGAGGATGCGCTGGCGCTCACGGACGAACTGGGTATACATCCGGCGTTGCAGGGATTGAAAACTTTGTATGATGAAGGCGCTTTAGGTATACTGAATAACGTAGGGTATCCCAATCCGGACCGGTCGCATTTCCGCTCCATGGATATCTGGCATTCCGCCAGCGATGCCGGTCAGTACTGGACTGATGGCTGGATAGGGCGTTACCTGGATGCACAGTGTAAAGGTTGTGATAAGCCAACGCAGGCGCTTGAAATAGATGATACCCTGAGTCTGGCATTGAAAGGGGACGAGGTAAAAGGGCTGGCACTCACAGATCCCGCGCGGCTTTTCGGTACCAGCAACGATAAATATTTTAAGGAACTACTCCGGCAACATCCGCCGGAAAATGAACACGGGAATGCAGACTACCTGTATAAAACAATGGGAGAAACTATTTCTTCTGCAGCATATATCCAGCAACAGTTTAAAACATATCAATCCAGGGAAACCTACCCCAATACGGCGTTGGGCAGGAATATGCGCACCATCGCCAACCTGGTGATGTCTGACATCAATACCAGTGTATATTATGTATCTCACGGCAGTTTTGATACCCATGTAAATCAGCAGAACCAGCAGGCCAACCTGTTCAAACAACTGAGTGATGCGCTGACCACCTTTACGGGCGATCTGAAAAAGAACAACCGTTTCCAGGATGTGGTAATAATGACCTTCTCTGAATTCGGGCGGCGGGTGAGTCAGAATGCCAGCGGTGGTACGGATCATGGCACCGCCAATAATATGTTCCTGGTGGGTGGCGGGTTGAAAAAGCAGGGTATCCTCAATGATGGTCCTGACCTCCTGCACCTGCAGGAAGGGGATCTGCGGTACAATGTGGATTTCAAAAGTGTGTATGCCACTTTATTAAATAAGTGGCTGGGTGCTGATGACAAAGCAATACTGAAACAGTCATACGAGCACCTTCCTTTCTTATAA